The sequence below is a genomic window from Ipomoea triloba cultivar NCNSP0323 chromosome 2, ASM357664v1.
aaagttgtgcacctTAACCGTTAAtttcatgcaccttaaactGTAAATGTATGCACCTTAAAGAGCAAAATTATGCACCTAGAGTTTCAGCTTTGCAATTTTAAAGTTTTGCaaatttatgcaccttaagttgtAAACTTATGCACCTGGAGTTCATATTTGCAATTTCAAATGTTTACAAATTTATGCACCTTAATGAgcaaacttatgcaccttaagaagtaaatTTATGCACCTAGAATCTAGATACAGAGAAAGAAGAATAGAACTTTGATCTCACGCGTAGAGTAGAAGGTGGTTAACAAAAACGTTTAtggatattaaaaaaaaaaaaacaaaagccccttagcatttaaaaaaaaacacacacacagcTTTTTGTCCATTCGATCAAAATTAATCTATGGCTAAAATCACACTTCATTTTTCACATGGGACTTCAATTCCTTTGTACGGGAACCAATccctatacacacacatattgtTATCAAATTTTGTAAGGAAAACTAAAAAGGTAAGatgataaatttgaaaatatcttATCAGTATAGAAGGAAGAAatcaaaatttacaatttgttaAAGCACATGATTATaccaatatattttgtattttcattAAAATCTTAACAACATTGGCTCTTATATAGTCTTTTAAAATTTGAGTGTGCATGTAACATGTTAAATGCATAtacaacatatttatatttgataagtTTTACATTTATTACTGATATTTATGTTTACTTAAGTAGATGTTCATATATTGCATAACATGGAATTAATTGCTCGACTTTGTCTCATTTTAGGAAAAAATGTTAAATGTGTAATTAAAccataaaataaacaaaatatatgcaattgagacatttctttctaattttttttatagaatctGATCTTATTGCTTACATGGTATGTATTAAGAGTCACCATTTCTTTTATCATATTAATTAGGATAAaagattgaaatattttcaactcaaattgcactaaaataaattagaaaaaagaaatcatttaatatataagttACTACAAAACTAAATTTAGGCCCAATTTATTAGAGATTTGGGCTGTAGCAATTTATATGGATTTTGTCTGCAGTTTGTTGGGCATCCTACTGATCCAATGGGTCTCCAAATTTTCCTTACTGTtgcattggaaaagaaaaattattaggCACACCATTAcattaaattattgtgtggactgtcaggtccaaaacgacgtcattttggtgttaaaaaaaatctttgttCTACAtttatgttagaataatgaattgTACTTTTAAGTAAAATTTGAAGGCTTATTTTATCCTTTTTCCCATATAATTTATGGTGacataaatgtaaatatttacaaaaaaaatccGCGACCATGGTTTTTGGCGGCCTGAAAAAATCGTGATTAGTTTTCCGCTACTGTTCTTTGTGGAAACTATAGCGGAAAACTAtcgcattaaaaaaattaaatatactaatCCGCGGCTGTTCCACATAGGAACGGTGgcggaaaaataaagaaaaacaacAGACCTGCATCAGATCTGCGCCTTCGCCtctcactcactcactcaccCATTCGATTTTTCACTTCATCGCCTCGCCGTCTTTCTTGCTCAAAGAAAAACGACCAGATCTGAATCGCCACCGCCTCTAGTCGCCACTCTCTCGCCGTCTCTCACTTCACCTTGCCCATCCACAACCTCTCCACCGCCACAGCTCAGATTTAGCGACGCCCGCAACCACCGCCACAGCCGCTGTCGTCACTGCCACAGCTCACTCAGTCGGTCTCCTTCGCCGTTGCCACCGTACCGCCGTCGTCTCCTCCGCCTCCGCCCCAGCCACCGTCGGCCGCTGTCTCCGCGTACTGCCaggtttgtttggtttttttttttttttttttgggtttaaatgctagtactcaaaaaaaaatatatgtgttagtttaaatatataaatgtaatgtattatttcaaaattttttaaatatatttcaaatttatattatatttttgattagtttaaatgtaatataggttgtgtttatatattaatttgtgaaTTTGTCTATGTTATTTttctgtttattttattttattttatatttcaaaatttgataaattttaaggTGAACTATTGTGATTTAATATTAAactgtgcatatatatatctatgggGAAAGAATtactagtattattattattattctattttgaattttgcctttttaaattataaattttgaattttaataaatcttttatatttcaaatttatattaattttattctattCTGCATTTTGCCTTTTTAAGtgttaaattttgtattttaataaaaaaattttatattttgaatttatattaatttgtgattagtttaaatataatatatgtcgtGTTTATATACTAATGTGTGTatgttaatatttttgaatatgaattatatatgttgtgtttgaTGAATTAGATTAAATTTGATGGGATTATGTATACTTTGATTATCCATTtagtattttgatgaattaagtgctttgattaagaattaagttatttgtttacaaattAAGTTCTTTGAtgaatgccaaagaccttgtggtcaagtgtcattcggtgtcccgatttacactcccacgtggatgatgggagtgggttggaggcaactgttgactctttgtgcttagctatgaacatatactatattgtaacagagtcactagtactaaaaaaaaagtgttcttTGATGAATTAGCTAATTTGACAAATTAGGTATATACTTTGATTACGAATTAGgtaatttgatttcaattcaaatCACCTGATATCGAATATAAATACGTCCATCATTGCGTATCCATAGTACTTAGAGTAGATTTTATGAATTGATCATTTTGATGAAACTCTCCCATTTTCTATTGGTATTTAGTCTTTATCTTTAGAAGAAGATACTTTAGAAATAAGTTACATGCGTAGCGATCACCAAGAAGGATTGTGGGTTGACTATTGGACAtcacaatttatttattgtaagcTTTATAAATTGTTTGATGACTCtttttatagtattttattTGAGTTGAAATGCAAGATAACATgtttactaatattttttttagtctGTGCAGGTAAATATAGACAACAATGACTGATCAATCTACATCTACTCCTTCAGACACTCCTACTTTAGAACCTACTTCTGCTTCTACAAATAAAGGAAGAGGCCCTACAACATGCAGAAGCTTGAAAAAGAAGAAGGCTACTGAACAACTTTCAGTTCATTTTGATCAATATGGTAGGGTAATCGGACCATATGCGACGAAGTTTGTATCGTATATTGGGAGTTTGGTTCGGTCTCAAGTTGATATTAACATCAAGAAGTGGCGTGATGTAGATGCAGGCCTTAAAAATATCATTTGGGAAGATGTGAAGGTATATCTAAGAACTTTATACTAATATTGatataagtataaatatatatatgttgcttATGTGCATGTTGTTTTTCAGAAAGAGTTTGATTTGCAAGATGATTCAAGGAAGTctaatgttttgaaaattgcaTCACTGAGATGGAAACAATTCAAGAGTagattgatacgtgaatatgtTAACAACAAACACCCAAAGTATAAGTCTCCTATAGAGCTTTATGATTTCTTGGGTGAAGATCAGTGGACTAGGTTTGTTGCAGGACGGCAGACTGAAGAGTTTAAGGTATATTTAgctcatataattataattaattgaagTACTTTATCAATATTAACATTTCTGTGAAATCATAGGAAAAATCTAAAAAAGCGAGGGAAATGCAAGCGTTAAATAAGCATCCACACTTCTTAGGTTCTGGTGGATATGCGAAGAAACGACAAGAGTGGATGCAATCAGACCCTCTATCTTCACAGTCTTCGTGTGCGTCTGTTAGCTCGTCTTTGATGTCTGATGATCGCAGCTTTGATTGGATACGAGCAAGGACCAAAAAAGCAGACGATGGAAGTTACTTTATGCCGAATGAAAAAACACAAGAAGTGTTTCATAAAATtgtaagtaatatatatattttttttaaaaaatgtcataataatacataatatttataaaaatactaataCTTGACTTATCTTATTTTGCTGGAACAGGTAGAAAAATGTGAAGAAATCAATCAAGGGACATTTGAACCCAAGAGACATCATGACATACTGTCAACAGTTCTTGGAAAGGAAGATCATCCAGGTTCTGTACGAGGGATTGGTTCATACTCTACCATCCAAGGAGTGTTTGGTAGACCGGATCGAAAAATGAGCACATCGGGTGAGGTTTTCACAGTGGATGTTGTCAAAGAAATGATGAACAAATGTAGGCAAGACATGGTGACAGAAATGGAAGCAAAGATGCAACCCAAGATCGATAGCTTCAACCAACAACTCCAATTCTTGTTGAAGAACATTTCGGCGACACATCTATTTCCACATGGGGTCTCGGACGAAATTGCTCAAAGTGTTTATACCCCTTGTGATCTACCGCTTTGTGATCCACCTCCTACTCGTAGTAGCTGTTATTCAGTTGACACATATCCAGTTACAacaattaaggtaatattaatGTTATTTCATAATGAAAATATCATTTCTTGTTAGATTAAGATTGatatactgttttttttttttttaaataatagagTACAAAAAAGGTGTACACTAGCATTATGTCCTAGTGGCACACCGATTGTTGTTGCAAAGGGTATGGCTCACCCGAGTACAGATGAGACTGTGGTGCATCATCAACTATTTCCCCCTAACTGTGTCAAAGTTTGGGTCGATGAAGTGGTTGATGGTGGTCAACAATTTATTCTCCCCATGTCAAGATATCGTAGGCAATTTTGCACAATGACAtattcatttagtgattttgtaTGATGTATGCATTCTTATATTTtgttgtttatatttaaaattttagtataattacaattttatatttgtagagtttaccaaaacaaaataagaaccCAAGAGATCAAAGTGGTGAACTATCTGGTACTGGTATACGACCTCCCATTGTTGGTGATGATGTCTTACAGCACTTGGGAGACAGTTGCAAGTACTTAGTCATGCTATTGACACTATTTCCACTTCATAAAGACTTCATTGAGTTGGATATAGATCAGGCAATCTTTCATCATACAAACACGACTTCTATTTTTGTGATGATGGATGATATAAAGGATTTGATAACGATGCATTGGCTTAACGTCTCAATCATACAAGTGTTTATATTGTAagttctttttaattatttatgtgctttatatatatatattttatatatttgttttttatgtttattgaaatttgttattatttgttcattttcagATTTCTTAATCGGTTGTGCAATCAACTTCAAGTCACGTCAATCGGGTTTGTCTGCCCGACTCAGATTTCAAAAGATATGGTTGTACAACATCCTACTGCTGTTACTTCATATTTTGTTCACCTCATGAAGCAGCACAAcaataaacaatttattttagcaccatatcatcaagagtaagaaaattgttcttttaatttataacttgataactttatttgaagtattagatattaaatattttaatatgtatgcGTGTTTTGTAAATGTAGGTCTCATTGGTTACTCTTGGTGATTTGCATACACTCAAAGATGGTATATGTCTTGGATCCTTTGCCTTGTGATCGCTACATCGAAATTAAAGTTATTCTGAATGTGTAAGTAAatatcttattattaatataagtattttaacttttactatattatttataaatttttataaatatttataattaatatagggcATTTCGCTCTGTTCCTTCAAATGGACGGGTTAGGAGCATAAATTGGAAGCAGTGCAAAGTAAGTATGAAAATTGAATTAATGTTTTACTGTGATATTTTGAATTACAATCAATtgtttaaatgaataaaatatatatgtattttgtagTGCCCGATTCAACCGAGAAGTGTTGAATGTGGATATTATGTCATGCGTTACATGTTTGACATCGTGACAAAATATTCATCTATTGACTGTTTGGATGAGGTAAgtgaattaaaatagaattatgTATAGTtaagttatattttaataattaacatatttaaaaattttattcattaatttgtAGGCATTTCAAAGCAATAACCCTTACTCTATCAACGAAGTAAATGAGATCCAAGAGCTATGGGCAAAATACTTCGTGAAAGAGTGCATATAATGTAACTTTTATTTTAGATTAAATATTATCTTGTTTTGATAACTAATTATTGTGTTGAAAGTAACAGAttgatataaattaaagtatgagttaattccatttttggtcatgaTTTATAAGTGatagttcacttttagtcttttgtttattagaacatcctaatttggtcctaatattattgttgcatgaccattaatgtatgtatgtatgaatgtatgtatgtatgaatgtatatatttatgtatatatacatacatacatacataattcaGTTCAAATGCGGTTGGGGTGCTCAGGTGCGGTGTGAGGAGATCCATTGACCTTACCAAAATCAACGTCTAGGATTAACAATGTTTAAAAGAAaatgcggtggcaatttggtcatttttcatATGGGCAAACTTAAAGTGCATAGGGtttatgcttaaggtgcgtctatAACACCCCCAATTCTAGACCACGATAAAGATAATAAAAGATAGGGAATAGCTGGAAATAACTCAGATACTAATAAATGATAGCGGAAGCGAAATCATCTTAATTGGGGTGTTATACCGTATCTAAGCCCGTCTAACCTAGATACTAAAGCAAGTCTACAAGTTCACAAAACATCAAACATCTAAACAtagtattaaattattacaGCCATTCAAGTCTAAACCAAGGCTCACAGACCCATAAGTCTAACAAAAGGAAATGCAAGCTAATCCTAAAAGAGGAATAGAACTAGGTGGTACTAACGCGCTTATGATCTGgttctactccatacctgaaaaCATTTTAGAATAATTAGCAAAGGACGCTAAGTAAATTTCAATTCTCACTTGTAAAGGTACAATAGTATACGTAAGTAGGTTTTCACACAACACTTATAGGTGAGTCTTTGTGTCACTTAAAATGCGCGATGTTAAGACTTAAGGTGGTGCATGTTTctatcacttaaggtgcgcttgacacgcatttttttttttttaattttcattgatttggaTCGCACCTATGACCTCTTCTACGCATGTACCCGTCTATCGCTAAATAGGCCAAACCTGCAGACTTGAAGATCCGGCCTTGTGCATATATGTCTGAGCCTATTTCGCTAAATAGGCTTTAAAATAGGCCTAAGTATGACATTTTTACTCAATAGGCTAGGCCA
It includes:
- the LOC116007676 gene encoding uncharacterized protein LOC116007676 — its product is MTDQSTSTPSDTPTLEPTSASTNKGRGPTTCRSLKKKKATEQLSVHFDQYGRVIGPYATKFVSYIGSLVRSQVDINIKKWRDVDAGLKNIIWEDVKKEFDLQDDSRKSNVLKIASLRWKQFKSRLIREYVNNKHPKYKSPIELYDFLGEDQWTRFVAGRQTEEFKEKSKKAREMQALNKHPHFLGSGGYAKKRQEWMQSDPLSSQSSCASVSSSLMSDDRSFDWIRARTKKADDGSYFMPNEKTQEVFHKIVEKCEEINQGTFEPKRHHDILSTVLGKEDHPGSVRGIGSYSTIQGVFGRPDRKMSTSGEVFTVDVVKEMMNKCRQDMVTEMEAKMQPKIDSFNQQLQFLLKNISATHLFPHGVSDEIAQSVYTPCDLPLCDPPPTRSSCYSVDTYPVTTIKSLPKQNKNPRDQSGELSGTGIRPPIVGDDVLQHLGDSCKYLVMLLTLFPLHKDFIELDIDQAIFHHTNTTSIFVMMDDIKDLITMHWLNVSIIQVFILFLNRLCNQLQVTSIGFVCPTQISKDMVVQHPTAVTSYFVHLMKQHNNKQFILAPYHQESHWLLLVICIHSKMVYVLDPLPCDRYIEIKVILNVAFRSVPSNGRVRSINWKQCKCPIQPRSVECGYYVMRYMFDIVTKYSSIDCLDEAFQSNNPYSINEVNEIQELWAKYFVKECI